A stretch of Thermodesulfobacteriota bacterium DNA encodes these proteins:
- the garR gene encoding 2-hydroxy-3-oxopropionate reductase has protein sequence MKTGFIGLGIMGRPMAKNLIKAGHALVVHDINPAPVKELAGLGAETASSPKEVAQRCEVVITMLPNSPHVKAAVLGPDGVLEGGAPGKTLIDMSSIAPLASREIAAKLAEKGMEMLDAPVSGGEPKAVDGTLSVMVGGKQEVFDKWYPIMKAMAGSVVRTGDIGAGNITKLANQVIVALNIAAMSEALVLAAKAGVQPELVYQAIRGGLAGSTVLDAKAPLVMDRKFNPGFRINLHIKDLGNVLETSREIGVPLPLTASVMEMMQALKVDGQGDMDHCSLAKYYEKLAHIEVKR, from the coding sequence TTTATCGGGCTCGGCATCATGGGTCGGCCGATGGCGAAGAACCTGATCAAGGCGGGGCACGCGCTGGTCGTGCACGACATCAATCCCGCCCCTGTGAAGGAGCTTGCGGGCCTGGGCGCGGAAACGGCTTCCTCGCCGAAGGAAGTGGCACAGCGGTGCGAGGTCGTCATCACCATGCTCCCGAACTCGCCGCACGTGAAGGCGGCCGTCCTCGGACCGGACGGCGTCCTCGAAGGGGGCGCCCCCGGCAAGACCCTCATCGACATGAGCTCGATCGCGCCGCTGGCCAGTCGGGAGATCGCCGCGAAGCTGGCGGAGAAGGGGATGGAGATGCTCGACGCGCCGGTCAGCGGCGGCGAGCCGAAGGCCGTCGACGGGACGCTGTCGGTCATGGTCGGCGGAAAACAGGAAGTATTCGACAAGTGGTACCCCATCATGAAGGCCATGGCGGGCTCCGTGGTGCGGACGGGCGACATCGGCGCCGGCAACATCACCAAGCTGGCAAACCAGGTCATCGTCGCCCTGAACATCGCCGCCATGTCCGAGGCGCTGGTCCTGGCGGCGAAGGCCGGGGTGCAGCCGGAGCTGGTCTACCAGGCCATCCGGGGAGGGCTGGCGGGGAGCACGGTGCTCGACGCGAAGGCGCCGCTGGTCATGGACCGCAAGTTCAATCCGGGCTTCCGGATCAACCTCCACATCAAGGACCTCGGGAACGTGCTGGAGACCTCCCGGGAGATCGGCGTGCCGCTCCCGCTGACCGCCTCCGTCATGGAGATGATGCAGGCGCTGAAAGTCGACGGGCAGGGCGACATGGACCATTGCAGCCTGGCGAAGTACTACGAGAAGCTGGCGCACATCGAAGTGAAGCGATAG
- the ispE gene encoding 4-(cytidine 5'-diphospho)-2-C-methyl-D-erythritol kinase, with amino-acid sequence MNASAAITFLAPAKLNLSLEVFGKRSDGFHDIRSVMVPVSLYDEVTVEGSTDGVSVECDAPGIPKDEGNSCHRAASLFREWAGEPTGVRIRLRKGIPSEAGLGGGSSDAAATLKGLCALTGRRPSQEELLSMAARVGADVPFFTLGGAALVEGYGERLSPMTWEVPFHAVIVLPSFGLSTREGYGRLRRGAMEPPPKGNIPSFRDFSDLASFVRNDFEKAWAAEYPEIGGLKRELKAAGALAAGLSGSGSAVFGLFPSEEDARGAAGRLKGGGGDGMRCFVARSIASAGNVGGRRQQCASPR; translated from the coding sequence TTGAATGCTTCCGCCGCAATAACCTTCCTGGCCCCCGCCAAGCTGAACCTGTCTCTTGAGGTATTCGGAAAACGGTCGGACGGATTCCACGACATCCGTTCCGTCATGGTCCCGGTCTCCCTCTACGACGAAGTGACCGTCGAGGGGTCGACCGACGGGGTTTCCGTGGAGTGCGACGCTCCCGGGATCCCCAAGGACGAGGGCAACAGCTGCCACCGCGCGGCGTCGCTCTTCCGGGAATGGGCGGGGGAACCGACCGGAGTGCGGATACGGCTCCGGAAAGGGATCCCCTCCGAAGCGGGGCTCGGAGGGGGAAGCTCCGACGCGGCCGCGACGCTGAAAGGGCTCTGCGCGCTCACGGGGAGGCGCCCGTCGCAGGAAGAGCTCCTTTCCATGGCGGCTCGCGTGGGGGCGGATGTCCCGTTCTTCACTTTGGGCGGGGCGGCGCTGGTGGAAGGATACGGGGAACGGCTTTCCCCGATGACGTGGGAAGTCCCGTTCCACGCCGTCATCGTCCTGCCTTCCTTCGGGCTTTCCACGCGGGAGGGCTACGGGCGGCTCCGGCGCGGTGCCATGGAACCGCCTCCGAAGGGAAATATCCCGTCGTTCCGGGATTTTTCGGATCTGGCGTCCTTCGTCCGGAACGATTTCGAAAAGGCGTGGGCCGCGGAGTACCCGGAAATCGGCGGGTTGAAAAGAGAGCTCAAGGCCGCCGGCGCGCTGGCCGCCGGACTGTCGGGGAGCGGGTCTGCGGTATTCGGCCTGTTCCCTTCCGAGGAGGACGCAAGGGGCGCCGCCGGGCGGCTGAAGGGAGGCGGGGGAGACGGGATGAGATGCTTCGTCGCGAGGAGCATCGCATCGGCAGGGAATGTCGGAGGAAGGAGGCAGCAATGCGCATCACCGAGGTGA
- the spoVG gene encoding septation regulator SpoVG, translated as MRITEVRVFPVSDNEKLKGYATIILDDCFVVRDLKVIRGPNGLFIAMPSKKSKDGTYRDMAHPLNNETRRMIEEAVIGEYERWMGAGLDDAAASR; from the coding sequence ATGCGCATCACCGAGGTGAGGGTATTCCCCGTGTCGGACAACGAGAAGCTCAAGGGGTACGCGACGATCATCCTGGACGACTGCTTCGTCGTCCGCGATCTGAAGGTCATCCGCGGGCCCAACGGGTTGTTCATCGCCATGCCGAGCAAGAAATCCAAGGACGGGACATATAGGGACATGGCCCACCCGCTGAATAACGAGACCCGACGAATGATCGAGGAGGCGGTGATCGGGGAGTACGAACGCTGGATGGGCGCCGGCCTTGACGATGCGGCGGCCTCCCGCTAA